A genomic segment from Schistocerca piceifrons isolate TAMUIC-IGC-003096 chromosome 4, iqSchPice1.1, whole genome shotgun sequence encodes:
- the LOC124796177 gene encoding putative gustatory receptor 28b produces MELSNLLRRLRKVHCILCDKSTATNYAYWIQNLVEISSCFVTIVTHMYMIFVLILDLMVAWPGKPKARVILMFLLYSGTLVIRLLSIACGSEGVVLEASRTERLVGKLLLLLPLPGESSCQEPLQQFREQLARSRLGYNAAGFFSLNASPLKSLLPAVTTYLVIRCSPASLMPRSSTTKLVNSVLKKEMN; encoded by the coding sequence ATGGAACTTAGCAATCTACTGAGAAGACTACGCAAAGTGCACTGTATTCTCTGTGATAAAAGTACAGCTACCAACTATGCTTACTGGATACAGAACCTCGTAGAAATTTCCAGCTGCTTTGTAACCATTGTGACGCACATGTATATGATTTTTGTCCTCATCTTAGACTTGATGGTCGCATGGCCTGGAAAACCGAAGGCACGCGTAATACTTATGTTCTTGTTGTACAGCGGGACGCTAGTGATCCGCCTGCTCAGCATAGCGTGCGGCAGTGAGGGGGTAGTCCTGGAAGCCAGCCGCACTGAGAGGCTGGTcggcaaactgctgctgctgctgccactgccggGCGAAAGCAGCTGCCAGGAGCCTCTGCAGCAGTTCAGAGAGCAGCTGGCGCGCAGCCGACTCGGTTATAACGCCGCGGGGTTCTTTTCGCTCAACGCTTCGCCGTTGAAGAGTCTTCTGCCGGCTGTCACCACCTACCTCGTCATACGGTGCAGTCCAGCCTCTCTGATGCCGAGAAGCAGCACGACAAAGTTGGTGAACTCAGTGCTGAAGAAGGAGATGAACTAG